A window from Rhizosphaericola mali encodes these proteins:
- the leuD gene encoding 3-isopropylmalate dehydratase small subunit: MSEIIHSQQAESNKKADQSTAKFQSDRKLISTSIVPITLENIDTDQIIPARFLKATNRDGFGKNLFRDWRYKNDDENQPIESFPLNNAVYSGKILVAGKNFGCGSSREHAAWAIKDYGFDIVVSSFFADIFKNNALNNFLLPVQVTEDFLHKIFSAVEANPKVEIEVNLEQQTIKILDAKYADNTDGTAHFDINNYKKTCLLNGFDDIDYLLNIRTEIEAYEKTRI; the protein is encoded by the coding sequence ATGAGTGAAATTATACATTCGCAACAAGCGGAATCAAATAAAAAAGCAGATCAAAGTACGGCGAAATTTCAATCAGATAGAAAGCTTATTTCTACAAGTATTGTTCCGATAACTTTGGAAAATATAGACACCGATCAGATCATTCCAGCTAGATTTTTGAAAGCAACAAATAGAGATGGATTTGGAAAAAATCTTTTTCGTGATTGGCGTTATAAAAACGATGATGAAAACCAACCCATTGAATCATTTCCATTGAATAATGCCGTTTATTCTGGTAAAATTCTAGTTGCAGGTAAAAATTTTGGTTGTGGTTCTTCCCGTGAGCACGCGGCTTGGGCAATAAAAGACTATGGTTTTGATATAGTTGTAAGTAGTTTTTTTGCAGATATTTTCAAAAATAATGCACTTAATAATTTCTTGTTACCAGTGCAAGTGACAGAAGATTTTTTACATAAAATTTTCTCTGCGGTAGAAGCGAATCCTAAGGTTGAAATAGAAGTAAATCTTGAACAACAAACTATAAAAATTTTGGATGCAAAATACGCTGACAACACAGATGGAACTGCTCATTTTGACATCAATAATTATAAAAAGACTTGTTTATTAAACGGTTTCGACGATATCGATTATTTACTCAATATCAGAACAGAAATCGAAGCATACGAAAAAACAAGAATCTAA